ATCCTGATATTATCGAAGCCGCCCAAAAATCAGGAGCAGAGAAGGCAATTTCTAGACTCCCTAAAGGCTATGATACCATGTTAGGAACCCAATTTGAGGAAGGAGAAGAATTGAGTATTGGGGAATGGCAAAAAGTAGCGATCGCCCGCGCCTTTTTGCGTCATGCTCAACTGCTGATTCTCGACGAACCCACCAGCGCACTCGATCCTGAAGCAGAATATGAAGTGTTTGAAAAATTCCGTCAACTGATTGAAGGAAAAACGGCTATTCTAATCAGCCATCGCTTGTCTACCGTTAAGATGGTCGATCGCATCTTTGTTTTAGCTAATGGTAGAATTGTAGAAACAGGTTGCCACGAAGAGTTGTTACATCTCGGTGGAACTTATGCCCGTTTATTTTCTATTCAATCCAAGTATTATCAATAAAGTTAACCTTTGAATGAATTCCAGAGAGATGATATTTTTTTGGGGTCAATCTTATAGGTTTTGATTAACCTAACTATCCGCAGGGGATAATAGAGAAAGAACAAGAACCTGGGCAGAGCAAGAGCTTCTCGATCGCTTGCATTTACACGAAAAGTAATCTTCAAAACATATTGCAGCTTACTCCATAACGTGATTTCTCTTTTCTCCCACAAACTGACAATATAGAAGATATAGCTATATTCCATGTTTTTATGATACATATATGCTTCATGTTGTCTGGCAAGTTTCACCACTTCTGGAAACTGCTTCAGCTTTTCTGAAAATCTTTCAGGAAGGGAAACTTGTAGATAGGTTTGGGCGATCGCAATTCCTAGCAAAAATACGCGATCGTTCTCATCCGTTCCACATTGAGCGATGACTTTCTGCCAATTTGCTTCTGGATAAGTCTGAATTAAGGCTCCAAAATCACAGATTCTTTTTAATGAATTCCAACTGTCTTTTGCTCCCTGTAGATAACCAAGAGCGAGACAATTTTCTGGAGAGAAGGTGGCGACTTCTTTACCCGAAAGAGATAAAGTTTGCAAGTTATCGAAAAACGATTCCTTCTCGATCTGTAGATAAAAGTTTTGTGGCGTTAACTTATAATGCAGGTCGATATTGACTCGGCCATCGGGTAACACCATCTGAGCTTCTCCAATACTCTCTTCAAGTCCACCAAAGTGTTTGTCATAATACCCTTGCTCGATCAGTACATCTTTAGCTTTAGAATAATCTTCAGGACGCACTAAAACATCCAAATCAGAAAACTCTCGAAGTCCCATATTGCCATAGGCTAAGTGTGCCCAGATTGGCCCCTTAAAAGGAATAGCTTGGATCTTATGTTCTGCAAATAATTTAAGCGTTTGTAACAATTTATTGGTCAAAAATAAATTATACGTCATCCGTTTTTGAGCTTCGTTTTCTATTCTCTCAAATACAGATAAAGGCACGCCCTGTGACTGATTTTGTTTTAGGGTTCGATAGAGCAGCATAAATACATTCTGATTCACTGCATTTTGAAGCAGAATATCCCAATCTAAATCAGTTCTTAGCAAATCTTGAACGTCAGAAGCCTTGGCTGAATTGAGTTGAGAACGAATACAGCACAACAGGAATTGATTTTCAGATGAATCAATTTTAGTGGGAGTGGATATTTGCAAGTCTAAGGATGGTTGGTCTATTTTTTTAATCATGTTTTAGTATTATACATTAAAATTGAAATCTATAGTAACCTGATTAACTTAAGGGAAAGTGTTCGGTCACAGATGCAGTGATGGAACCCTTGGTGATTTATAATGAGCATTGAATCCTAAGCCCATTTTTAATTGTTAATTGTTAATTGATATGAGTGTTGCCCGTACCATTTGTCTTGGTTTTTTGGCCGTCATTGCGATCGGTACACTGTTACTGATGCTACCGTTTGCCATCACCTCAGAAGGTTTCGCCACCATCGACGGGCCCCTCGATTACATGATGAAAGCTCTATTTACGGCCACCTCCTCCGTCTGTGTCACCGGCTTATCCATTGTTGATGTCAGTCAATTCTATACTTTTTGGGGACAACTGTTTCTCTGCTTGCTCTTCCAAGTCGGGGGGTTAGGCTACATGACGGCAACCACCTTTCTGCTGCTGTTGTTGGGGCGACAGTTGGGACTCAGGGATAAACTCGCCATTCAGCAGTCTCTGGACACTCAGGGGATGGAAGGGGTGGGGCAGTTGGTGCGATCTATTATTGCTGTGACCTTAATTTTTGAGATTACCGGTATCTTTCTCTTAATGCAAGTGTTTCAACCCGATTATGGCGATGCCCAAGGCTTATGGTTAGCCATTTTTCACAGCATTAGCGCCTTCAATAATGCCGGATTTAGCCTCTTTAGTGATAGTCTCTCTTCCTATGCTACGTCCACTCCCCTAGTCACTGTAATTACCGCCTTAATTATCCTGGGGGGCATTGGCTATCAAGTGATCATGGAACTCTATACTTGGTTCTATCGGCGCGTGATTAAGCGCAATCAAGGATTTACTTTTTCCCTCCATTTTAAGATTGTCACCAGTACCAATATCGCCCTGTTTGTGATTGGGGCACTCGCCTTTTTTCAAACCGAATTTTATAATCCAGCTACTTTAGACTCCTTGGATCTCTGGGAAAAGGTTTTAGCCGCTTGGTTCCAATCTGTGACCACGAGAACGGCTGGATTTAATACCATTGATATTGGTCAAATGACCATCACTTCCTTATTTATCACCATTCCCTTAATGTTTATTGGCGCGAGTCCCGGTAGCACCGGGGGAGGAATCAAAACCACGACCTTTAGAATTTTACTCAGTGCAACTAGAGCCGCTCTGCAAGAGCGAGATCAAGTCTTGTGTTATAAACGGCAAATTCCCAATGTTTTACTCATTAAGGCGGTAGGGGTGATTATTGCTTCGCTGTTTGTGATTATTTGTGGCACAATTTTAGTCAGCATTGCTTCTGAAGATATTGAATTTTTAGCTATCTTTTTTGAAGTTGTTTCTGCCTTTAGTACGGTTGGTTTATCTACGGGAATTACGGCTAGTTTATCTCAATTTTCTAAGCTAGTGATTATCCTGATTATGTATATCGGTAGAGTGGGTATTTTATTGCTTATGGCTTCTTTTTATCAAAATACGAAACCCAAGGTTATTCGCTATTCTGAAGAAGATTTATTAATTGGATAATATTAAGTTCGGGTAATCAATTAAACTATACCAGTCAGGTGGGCAGGGTCTGGTTGTAGAATTGGCTGATGTGGTGAAGAAATTTGGTTTCTGAGGTCTTGCCCTCTTGAATCCTACCCATCCTTAGATTATCCTAGAAATCATGGACAATAAAAATATAAACTCTAAACTTGAAATTTGGAGTACCCATATGAACTCAGGGGAGATCGTGCAGTGAAAAAAGAATCTTTCGGGTGGTTTCGTCGCTTGCGTCAAAATAATCAACAGTTTGCGGTGATTGGTTTAGGACGGTTTGGGCAAGCTGTTTGTTTAACCCTGTATAATATGGGCTATGAGGTTATGGGGATTGATTCGAGCGAACATCAAGTCAATCAAGTCATCAATAGTCAGATTGCAACCCATGTTTTGCAGTTAGACTCTACCGATCCAATGGCATTGAAACAGGCGGGTGTATTTGAGTTTGATACGGTGATTGTGAGTATTGGCAACTATGTGGAAGAAAGTATAATCACTACATTAAACTTGAAAGAAGCAGGAGTTAAATTTGTGGTGGCGAAAGCTTCTTCTAAAATTCATGAAAAATTACTGAATAAGGTGGGAGCGGATTGGGTGGTGTTCCCGGAATATGAAATGGGATGTAATTTGGCGATTTCTTTGACGAAACCGAATATTTTAGAGCGGGTAGAACTCGATCCAGAGAATAGTATGGTGGAATTGTTGGTTCCTGAAGAGTTTGCGGGGAAAACGTTATTAGAGTTGGATTTGAGAAATGAGTATGGGTTAACGATGATTGCGATTAATCATCAGGGGCAGAAGCTGGAGGTGAACCCGACTGCGACTCAACGGATGGAAAAAGGCGATTCTATGGTGTTAATTGGCCATAATAAGGCGATTAATCGACTGCCGGTTTAGGAATGAATAAATTCGTGGTAAAATGATGCATATTATTGGTTTAATTAGTGGAACATCAGCAGATGGGATTGATGCGGTGCTGGTGGAAGTTTCTGGGGAAGGATATGATTTAAGGGTGAATTTGATGGCAGGGGAAACCTATGCTTATGGGGAGGAGCTGCAACGGGAAATTTTGGCGATCGCCTCTGGCGCATCCCTCTCCCTTCCCCAACTGGCTAATCTTGATGACCAAATTGCCCACGCCTTTAGCCAAGCTGCCCTTAACATACAGCAAGGACATCCCCCCGCCCAACTCATTGCCTCCCACGGGCAAACCGTCTTCCATCGTCCCCCCAATGGAGGACTCGGTTATAGCCTGCAACTCGGACGCGGAGAGGCGATCGCCTACAATACCCGTATTCCCACCATCAGTAACTTTCGCCAAGCCGATATGGCCGCCGGTGGCCATGGGGCCCCCCTTGTCCCCCCCGTAGATGCCTGCCTCCTCAGCCATCCCACCCACAGCCAATGTATCCAGAATCTAGGCGGCATTGGCAATCTAACCTATCTACCCGCCAACAGTCATCAACACCTCGACCAAGTGCGGGGATGGGATACCGGCCCCGGAAATAGCCTCCTAGATCTAGCCGTAGAGCAGCTCACCAACGGCGCTCAACACTATGATAATCAGGGCGCATGGGCCGCCAGTGGAACCCCCTGCCAACCCCTAGTCAACCAGTGGATGCAAGACCCCTATTTTCAGCAACCGCCCCCCAAATCCACCGGCCGCGAATATTTTGGGCTAGACTTCTGGCAGCGCTGTTGGCAACAGAGCCAAGCCTATGACCTCTGTGATGCCGATCGCCTAGCCACCCTCACCGAATTTACCGCCGTTTCCGTCGTCCAAAACTATCGCCAATTTCTGCCCCAGATGCCCGATCGCGTGCTACTGTGTGGGGGAGGTAGTCGTAATCTGTACCTCAAAGACCGTATACAACACCACCTAAATCCCATTCCAGTCCTCACAACTGAAGAAATGGGCTTAAATGCCGAATTTAAAGAAGCGATCGCCTTTGCCATCCTCGGTTATTG
This sequence is a window from Roseofilum capinflatum BLCC-M114. Protein-coding genes within it:
- a CDS encoding potassium channel family protein, which encodes MKKESFGWFRRLRQNNQQFAVIGLGRFGQAVCLTLYNMGYEVMGIDSSEHQVNQVINSQIATHVLQLDSTDPMALKQAGVFEFDTVIVSIGNYVEESIITTLNLKEAGVKFVVAKASSKIHEKLLNKVGADWVVFPEYEMGCNLAISLTKPNILERVELDPENSMVELLVPEEFAGKTLLELDLRNEYGLTMIAINHQGQKLEVNPTATQRMEKGDSMVLIGHNKAINRLPV
- a CDS encoding TrkH family potassium uptake protein translates to MSVARTICLGFLAVIAIGTLLLMLPFAITSEGFATIDGPLDYMMKALFTATSSVCVTGLSIVDVSQFYTFWGQLFLCLLFQVGGLGYMTATTFLLLLLGRQLGLRDKLAIQQSLDTQGMEGVGQLVRSIIAVTLIFEITGIFLLMQVFQPDYGDAQGLWLAIFHSISAFNNAGFSLFSDSLSSYATSTPLVTVITALIILGGIGYQVIMELYTWFYRRVIKRNQGFTFSLHFKIVTSTNIALFVIGALAFFQTEFYNPATLDSLDLWEKVLAAWFQSVTTRTAGFNTIDIGQMTITSLFITIPLMFIGASPGSTGGGIKTTTFRILLSATRAALQERDQVLCYKRQIPNVLLIKAVGVIIASLFVIICGTILVSIASEDIEFLAIFFEVVSAFSTVGLSTGITASLSQFSKLVIILIMYIGRVGILLLMASFYQNTKPKVIRYSEEDLLIG
- a CDS encoding anhydro-N-acetylmuramic acid kinase → MMHIIGLISGTSADGIDAVLVEVSGEGYDLRVNLMAGETYAYGEELQREILAIASGASLSLPQLANLDDQIAHAFSQAALNIQQGHPPAQLIASHGQTVFHRPPNGGLGYSLQLGRGEAIAYNTRIPTISNFRQADMAAGGHGAPLVPPVDACLLSHPTHSQCIQNLGGIGNLTYLPANSHQHLDQVRGWDTGPGNSLLDLAVEQLTNGAQHYDNQGAWAASGTPCQPLVNQWMQDPYFQQPPPKSTGREYFGLDFWQRCWQQSQAYDLCDADRLATLTEFTAVSVVQNYRQFLPQMPDRVLLCGGGSRNLYLKDRIQHHLNPIPVLTTEEMGLNAEFKEAIAFAILGYWHHLGIPGNLPQVTGANSWQILGHLHPVGSNLPTML
- a CDS encoding nucleotidyltransferase domain-containing protein gives rise to the protein MIKKIDQPSLDLQISTPTKIDSSENQFLLCCIRSQLNSAKASDVQDLLRTDLDWDILLQNAVNQNVFMLLYRTLKQNQSQGVPLSVFERIENEAQKRMTYNLFLTNKLLQTLKLFAEHKIQAIPFKGPIWAHLAYGNMGLREFSDLDVLVRPEDYSKAKDVLIEQGYYDKHFGGLEESIGEAQMVLPDGRVNIDLHYKLTPQNFYLQIEKESFFDNLQTLSLSGKEVATFSPENCLALGYLQGAKDSWNSLKRICDFGALIQTYPEANWQKVIAQCGTDENDRVFLLGIAIAQTYLQVSLPERFSEKLKQFPEVVKLARQHEAYMYHKNMEYSYIFYIVSLWEKREITLWSKLQYVLKITFRVNASDREALALPRFLFFLYYPLRIVRLIKTYKIDPKKISSLWNSFKG